The following coding sequences are from one Shewanella eurypsychrophilus window:
- the dapF gene encoding diaminopimelate epimerase codes for MIHFTKMHGLGNDFMVVDGVTQNVFFSPEQIKRLSDRKFGIGFDQLLLVEPPYDPDLDFHYRIFNADGGEVEQCGNGARCFARFVRNKGLTNKQKIRVSTSNGKLTLRLEHNGNVTVNMGIPVLEPSKIPFNAKRPEKTYLLQTGGGDTQMQTFLCGAVSMGNPHCVLDVEDIETADVEGVGELLTQNERFPKGVNVGFMQVINSGHIKLRVYERGTGETLACGTGACAAAVVGQLQGKLEQSVRVDLPGGSLTINWEGEGKPLWMTGPAEHVYDGQIQT; via the coding sequence TTGATCCATTTCACTAAAATGCATGGTCTAGGCAATGACTTTATGGTCGTCGATGGGGTAACACAGAATGTGTTCTTTTCACCCGAGCAGATAAAGCGCCTGTCCGACCGAAAGTTTGGTATCGGTTTCGATCAATTGCTTTTGGTGGAGCCTCCCTATGATCCCGATCTCGATTTTCATTATCGTATCTTTAATGCAGATGGGGGGGAGGTTGAACAATGTGGTAACGGTGCTCGCTGTTTTGCTCGTTTCGTGCGAAATAAAGGATTGACCAACAAACAAAAAATTAGAGTCAGCACCTCAAATGGCAAGCTCACCTTGCGATTAGAGCATAATGGCAATGTCACGGTTAATATGGGCATTCCAGTACTCGAACCGAGTAAAATCCCATTCAACGCCAAAAGACCTGAAAAAACTTACCTGCTACAAACCGGTGGTGGCGATACTCAGATGCAGACCTTTCTTTGTGGTGCTGTCTCTATGGGAAATCCACATTGTGTATTGGATGTTGAGGATATTGAGACTGCTGACGTTGAAGGTGTCGGTGAGCTACTGACTCAAAATGAGCGTTTTCCGAAAGGCGTCAACGTTGGATTTATGCAAGTGATTAACTCGGGGCACATCAAGCTACGTGTTTATGAGCGAGGTACAGGGGAAACGTTAGCTTGTGGCACTGGTGCATGTGCAGCTGCCGTCGTCGGTCAGTTACAGGGCAAGCTTGAACAGAGTGTCCGTGTTGACCTGCCGGGAGGGAGTTTAACCATCAATTGGGAGGGGGAAGGTAAGCCATTATGGATGACAGGCCCTGCAGAGCACGTATATGACGGACAGATACAAACATGA
- a CDS encoding DUF484 family protein codes for MTEMTNVKKPLPFDEILIREYLLDNPDFFSRYPELLLAMRIPHAERGAVSLVQRQQEMLRSRVQQLEEEITSLMGMATRNEMIYMFNTQLSLKMLQCEDLGELRQELSEGLRTQFHFSHVRLITVHDLDSELSKIWSKRLSQGYYFGRLTTLESKRLFGCEVGSVALSRLSEQCGQVIFAIASQDAMHFHPEMDHLLLDQLKQLLDHLLPKL; via the coding sequence ATGACTGAAATGACTAATGTGAAGAAACCGCTACCTTTTGATGAAATATTGATCCGAGAATACCTACTGGATAATCCTGACTTTTTTAGTCGTTATCCAGAGCTGTTGTTGGCCATGCGGATCCCACATGCAGAACGTGGAGCTGTGTCCTTGGTTCAGCGTCAACAGGAGATGTTGCGTAGCAGGGTACAGCAGCTTGAGGAGGAGATAACCTCCTTGATGGGAATGGCGACCCGTAATGAAATGATCTATATGTTTAATACTCAGCTATCCCTTAAGATGCTGCAGTGTGAAGACTTGGGTGAGCTGAGACAAGAGCTATCAGAAGGCTTGAGAACTCAGTTCCATTTTAGTCATGTGCGTCTTATTACTGTGCATGATCTTGATAGTGAGTTATCGAAGATCTGGAGCAAGCGTCTTAGCCAAGGCTATTATTTTGGCCGGTTAACAACGCTTGAATCTAAACGTTTATTTGGCTGTGAAGTTGGCTCAGTGGCCTTATCTCGATTATCTGAGCAGTGTGGTCAAGTGATCTTTGCTATTGCGAGTCAAGACGCTATGCATTTCCACCCTGAGATGGATCACTTACTACTCGATCAACTGAAGCAACTTTTAGATCATCTTTTGCCTAAGCTATAG